A portion of the Methanobacterium aggregans genome contains these proteins:
- a CDS encoding type II toxin-antitoxin system RelE family toxin, with protein sequence MKYKIFIDKRAQKQLESLSSDSNSAIHKKLLKLKEGFLPELDIKKLKGYRNHYRLRVGGHRVLFELHEGHEIIIFAVLPRKKAYK encoded by the coding sequence ATGAAATATAAAATTTTTATAGACAAGAGGGCTCAAAAACAGTTGGAATCATTAAGTTCTGATTCTAATAGTGCCATACACAAAAAGCTTCTTAAACTTAAAGAGGGGTTTCTTCCAGAACTTGATATTAAGAAGTTAAAGGGTTACAGAAATCATTACAGATTGAGAGTGGGTGGACACAGAGTCCTTTTTGAGCTTCATGAAGGTCATGAAATAATAATTTTTGCTGTTTTACCCAGGAAGAAAGCTTATAAATAA
- a CDS encoding DUF488 domain-containing protein, translated as MEDENYLFTVGHSNVDMENFMELIRSHGIKLIVDVRSSPYSKYVPQFNRENLKAKLEDEGVGYEFLGDKIGGKPKDEKYYEDGKVVYSLIEAGPAYREGISKLMELLKTRKTSLMCSEENPFNCHRHNLISQTLLRRGVKILHIRGNGKLEKARMNDVQTTLF; from the coding sequence ATGGAAGATGAGAACTACCTCTTCACAGTTGGCCACAGCAACGTGGACATGGAAAACTTCATGGAACTAATCCGATCCCATGGTATAAAGTTGATCGTTGATGTGCGCAGCTCCCCCTACAGTAAGTACGTTCCACAGTTCAACAGGGAAAACCTGAAGGCAAAACTGGAAGATGAAGGTGTGGGCTACGAATTTTTAGGTGACAAAATAGGGGGCAAACCAAAGGATGAGAAGTACTACGAAGATGGGAAGGTTGTTTACAGTCTGATCGAAGCTGGTCCAGCCTACAGGGAGGGAATATCCAAGCTTATGGAACTTCTAAAAACCAGGAAAACCTCTCTCATGTGCAGTGAAGAAAACCCCTTCAACTGTCACAGGCACAACCTCATAAGTCAAACCCTCCTCAGAAGGGGAGTTAAGATCCTCCATATCCGGGGCAACGGAAAACTTGAGAAAGCCAGGATGAACGACGTCCAAACAACCCTTTTTTAA
- a CDS encoding UvrD-helicase domain-containing protein — MYPSWEELEDRLNPAKRALISFLDRNIPENWKIFVEPCLNGSYPDLILLNPDKGFMIYRVMESLSESVSPEMDKKQLDYYRNKIIQELVPDMAEKMDINSKIFVVTQIGVYVHDLGGEEVRERYSEYPYLAAGGYDDLDEVGLGEILPGVEYPTSKFMESEWADELESWLKPPYHREKRTDLELTDEQKKRSKPQPGHKRLRGSAGSGKTLVVAYRAAQLAAEGHKVLVITYNRTLWYYIRSIVDKTPYNFEWSNITFRHFHGFCRDILNELMVPMDDINDAPFIVEYSIKDRDIDNFKFDSILIDEGQDYEWDWYHLLSQFLNGRDELFFVCDKKQNVYDRELNWIDNMGDFEGKVKFRGKWPELNTVYRLPKEIAQVSNRFSEEYGLDQSVHMDFSQATLLKDSKIFQWRNIQMGNWLSDVMEAYNTIRKLGVKDNSEIVILVPKNSTGIELVDFFRGMGVDVDHVFVEVRSGVTRKPLFQVMDV, encoded by the coding sequence ATGTATCCTTCATGGGAAGAGCTGGAAGATAGATTAAACCCGGCAAAAAGAGCTTTAATTTCTTTTTTAGACAGGAATATTCCTGAAAACTGGAAGATATTTGTTGAACCCTGTTTGAATGGATCCTACCCAGATCTGATACTCCTAAACCCTGATAAAGGATTCATGATCTACAGGGTCATGGAGAGCTTATCAGAAAGTGTCAGCCCTGAAATGGATAAAAAACAGCTTGATTACTACAGGAACAAGATCATTCAGGAACTGGTACCAGATATGGCTGAGAAGATGGATATTAACTCCAAAATATTCGTTGTTACTCAAATTGGGGTTTACGTCCATGATCTTGGAGGGGAGGAGGTTCGTGAAAGGTACTCTGAATATCCTTACCTTGCTGCTGGGGGTTACGATGACTTGGATGAGGTTGGTCTGGGTGAGATCCTGCCGGGTGTTGAATATCCAACCAGCAAGTTCATGGAGAGTGAATGGGCAGATGAACTTGAATCATGGCTGAAACCACCCTACCACAGGGAAAAACGTACGGATCTTGAACTAACAGACGAACAGAAGAAACGTTCTAAACCACAGCCAGGACATAAGAGGCTTAGAGGATCAGCAGGTAGTGGAAAAACACTGGTTGTGGCTTACAGGGCAGCTCAACTTGCTGCAGAGGGTCATAAAGTGCTGGTCATCACCTACAACAGAACCTTGTGGTACTACATCAGGAGTATCGTGGATAAAACACCCTACAACTTTGAATGGTCCAACATAACCTTCAGACACTTTCATGGGTTCTGCCGTGACATTCTAAATGAGCTGATGGTTCCAATGGATGATATAAACGATGCACCATTCATAGTGGAGTATTCAATCAAGGATCGTGACATTGATAATTTCAAATTCGATTCCATACTCATAGATGAGGGTCAGGACTATGAATGGGACTGGTACCATCTCCTATCACAGTTTTTGAACGGACGTGACGAACTCTTCTTCGTGTGTGATAAGAAACAGAATGTCTACGATAGGGAGCTGAACTGGATCGACAACATGGGGGACTTTGAGGGTAAGGTGAAGTTCAGGGGAAAATGGCCAGAGTTGAACACTGTTTACAGACTTCCAAAGGAGATAGCTCAGGTTTCAAACAGGTTCAGTGAAGAGTACGGTCTTGATCAGTCGGTTCATATGGATTTCTCCCAGGCCACACTTCTCAAGGATTCTAAAATCTTCCAGTGGAGGAACATCCAGATGGGGAACTGGCTCTCTGATGTTATGGAAGCCTACAACACCATAAGGAAGCTGGGAGTTAAGGATAACTCTGAAATCGTTATACTGGTCCCTAAAAACAGTACAGGTATTGAACTCGTTGATTTCTTCAGGGGAATGGGGGTTGATGTTGACCATGTTTTCGTTGAGGTAAGAAGTGGCGTAACAAGAAAACCTTTGTTTCAGGTAATGGACGTTTGA